A part of Helicoverpa zea isolate HzStark_Cry1AcR chromosome 17, ilHelZeax1.1, whole genome shotgun sequence genomic DNA contains:
- the LOC124638157 gene encoding N(6)-adenine-specific methyltransferase METTL4, translating to MAVIHNNPDYYLIDHRDFITNIYRNAKIDENESFSFSMLKKLFSIINVEKNQSNRKRSHNSDDFHKETLTVKEKYESFIQKVPLGIKEALIKKYKLLETSEVRDLSKQLFEATVFDFNNIKGGNNAETSIKCSIKDNNFLIPPNSRFFCGCVKEQCLKLEGLKFDIVVADPPWWNKYIRRLKSANDKLSYSMMYNEDIAAIPVKNLLSENCLVVVWCTNAPSNIAAVKNIIFPKWGVEYIATWYWLKVTVDLQPICGFGSGSKKQPYERIILGKVGEVKEVPDAHLVVSVPSALHSHKPPLLDLLSPLVKTENPQALELFARYLLPNTTSVGYEPLKWQHESLYEKVS from the exons ATGGCAGTAATTCATAATAATCCTGATTACTATTTGATTGATCACAGAgattttataacaaatatttatagaaacGCTAAAATTGATGAGAATGAATCGTTTTCATTTAGtatgttaaaaaaacttttttctattataaatgTTGAGAAGAATCAAAGCAATAGGAAGAGGTCTCATAACTCTGACGATTTTCATAAAGAG ACATTAacagtaaaagaaaaatatgaaagtttTATTCAAAAAGTGCCTTTGGGAATTAAAGAAGCTCTTATTAAGAAATACAAACTATTAGAGACGTCGGAAGTAAGAGATCTTTCCAAACAACTATTTGAAGCAACAGTTTTTGACTTCAACAACATTAAAGGTGGTAACAATGCTGAGACATCTATCAAATGTAGCATAAAAGACAATAATTTCTTGATACCACCTAATTCAAG gTTCTTCTGTGGTTGTGTAAAAGAGCAATGTTTAAAATTAGAAGGCCTCAAGTTTGACATTGTGGTAGCCGACCCCCCCTGGTGGAACAAGTATATAAGAAGGCTGAAGAGTGCTAATGACAAGTTGAG CTACTCAATGATGTATAATGAAGACATAGCAGCAATACCTGTAAAAAACCTTCTTTCAGAAAACTGTTTAGTGGTTGTATGGTGTACAAATGCTCCCAGCAATATTGCCGCagtcaaaaacataatatttcccAAATGGGGGGTTGAGTATATTGCCACTTGGTACTGGCTGAAAGTGACGGTAGATTTGCAGCCCATATGCGGCTTTGGCTCAGGTAGTAAGAAGCAGCCATATGAAAGAATTATTTTGGGAAAAGTTGGGGAAGTGAAGGAGGTACCAGATGCTCATTTAGTGGTCAGTGTGCCTAGTGCATTGCATTCCCATAAACCACCATTATTAG ATCTTTTATCTCCTCTTGTGAAGACAGAAAACCCACAGGCTTTAGAATTATTTGCAAGGTACCTCTTGCCAAATACAACCAGTGTTGGTTATGAGCCATTGAAATGGCAACATGAGTCACTGTATGAGAAAGTATCATGA